Proteins co-encoded in one Capsicum annuum cultivar UCD-10X-F1 chromosome 9, UCD10Xv1.1, whole genome shotgun sequence genomic window:
- the LOC107843028 gene encoding uncharacterized protein LOC107843028, which produces MLNLRVSLLLSLFYTSILLTSLSGLIRATVVTLDSIEIYNTHELFGAAPEVYFKCQGDNRTISLPDVKKRHVLYAFKGEESWQPLTELEAKKCKRCGIYEKDSFIKPDDIFDEWEFCASDFASPDGKYIHFKEKEFNATFVCPDCVLLEGASNHTDGPRNKAKGMHWALVLLICVLVTTFVVLGAVMAYKYWQKRKKQQEQARFLKLFEESDDVEDELDIGPLSHVI; this is translated from the exons ATGCTAAATCTTAGGGTTTCTCTTCTCCTTTCGCTCTTCTATACTTCGATTCTTCTCACCTCTCTTTCAG GGTTGATTAGAGCGACGGTTGTAACTTTAGATTCAATTGAAATATATAATACTCATGAATTGTTTGGAGCAGCTCCAGAAGTTTATTTTAAGTGTCAAGGTGATAATAGAACAATATCTTTACCTGATGTGAAGAAGAGACACGTATTGTATGCGTTCAAGGGTGAAGAGTCTTGGCAG cctCTGACAGAACTTGAAGCAAAAAAGTGCAAACGATGTGGGATATATGAGAAAGACTCATTTATAAAGCCTGATGATATATTTGATGAGTGGGAGTTCTGTGCCTCCGATTTTGCTAGTCCTGATGGGAAGTATATTCATTTCAAGGAGAAAGAGTTCAATGCCACATTCGTGTGTCCCGACTGTGTTCTTCTTGAAGGTG CTTCAAATCACACCGATGGCCCGAGGAATAAGGCAAAGGGAATGCACTGGGCTCTAGTGCTGCTCATCTGCGTGTTAGTAACGACTTTTGTAGTTCTTGGAGCAGTGATGGCCTACAAATATTGGCAAAAGAGAAAGAAGCAACAAGAGCAAGCTCGATTCTTGAAGCTGTTTGAGGAGAGCGATGACGTAGAAGATGAATTGGACATTGGACcacttagtcatgtcatttag
- the LOC107843027 gene encoding ABC transporter G family member 20, whose product MSSLGGGDDMSSASDLPFLGTRNNMELQEFSRKPRHNVSVTLADLLKHVGDSAEENHQALELGNHSNFASTTPSFPFVLSFNNLSYSVKVKHKMALPKCLRWGTKDDNFPSGNNMKVLLNDISGEAREGEIMAVLGASGSGKSTLIDALADRISRGSLKGNVTLNGEVLQSKLLKVISAYVMQDDLLFPMLTVEETLMFSAEFRLPTTLSKSKKRARVQALIDQLGLRNAAKTVIGDEGHRGVSGGERRRVSIGIDIIHDPIVLFLDEPTSGLDSTSAYMVVKVLQRIAQSGSIVILSIHQPSYRILSLLDRLIILSRGHTVFTSPPSSLQQFFAEFGNPIPENENRIEFALDFIRELEGTPNGTKNLMEFNKTWQGKRNSATSSSSRFYNGPKPSLKDAISASVSRGKLVSGATSVDPNLSSSNVPKFANPFWVDMVVIAKRSMLNSMRMPELFGMRFGAVVVTGIILATTFWKLDNSPKGVQERLGFFAFAMSTTFYTCAEAIPVFLQERYIFMRETAYNAYRRSSYVVSHAIISLPSILVLSVAFAVTTYWSVGLAGGTSGFLYFLLFLIASFWAGSSFVTFLSGVIYNIMMAYTVVVAILAYFFLFSGFFISRDRFPPYWLWFHYMSLVKYPYQGVLQNEFSDPYKCFVKGVQIFDVSPLRAVPEPLKIKLLHNMSKTLGMNITSSTCLTTGKDILKQSGVTDLNKWTCFWITIGLGFFFRILFYFALLIGSKNKRR is encoded by the coding sequence ATGTCTAGTCTTGGCGGAGGCGACGACATGTCTTCAGCCAGTGACCTTCCATTTTTAGGCACAAGAAACAACATGGAACTTCAAGAATTCAGCAGGAAACCAAGGCATAATGTGTCTGTTACACTAGCTGATCTATTGAAACACGTTGGCGACTCTGCTGAGGAAAATCACCAAGCTCTTGAACTTGGGAATCATTCCAATTTTGCTAGTACTACTCCATCATTTCCCTTTGTTCTTTCCTTCAATAATCTAAGCTATAGTGTTAAAGTTAAACACAAAATGGCACTTCCTAAGTGCTTGAGGTGGGGTACTAAGGACGACAATTTTCCATCCGGTAACAACATGAAGGTGTTGTTGAATGACATATCAGGAGAAGCCAGAGAAGGTGAAATCATGGCTGTTCTTGGAGCTAGTGGCTCGGGAAAATCTACGTTGATCGATGCACTTGCTGATCGAATATCAAGGGGAAGCCTTAAAGGGAATGTTACTTTGAATGGTGAAGTTCTTCAATCAAAGCTTCTCAAGGTTATCTCAGCATATGTTATGCAAGATGATCTTTTGTTTCCAATGTTAACGGTTGAAGAAACACTCATGTTCTCAGCCGAGTTTCGCCTTCCAACAACTTTATCTAAGTCCAAGAAGAGAGCTAGAGTTCAAGCGTTGATCGATCAATTAGGCCTTAGAAATGCTGCCAAGACTGTGATTGGAGATGAAGGCCATAGGGGAGTTTCTGGTGGCGAAAGAAGGCGTGTTTCTATTGGCATCGACATAATTCATGATCCTATTGTCCTGTTTCTTGATGAGCCAACTTCAGGACTTGATTCCACTAGTGCATATATGGTGGTAAAAGTCTTGCAAAGAATAGCACAAAGTGGGAGTATTGTGATCCTGTCAATTCATCAGCCaagttatagaattttgagtcttTTGGACCGTTTGATCATCCTATCGCGTGGACACACTGTCTTTACTAGCCCTCCTTCAAGTCTACAACAATTTTTTGCTGAATTTGGGAATCCAATTCCTGAAAATGAAAACAGGATAGAGTTTGCTTTGGATTTCATCAGAGAACTTGAAGGAACACCAAATGGAACCAAGAATTTGATGGAATTCAATAAAACATGGCAAGGGAAAAGAAACTCCGCTACTAGCAGCAGCAGCAGATTTTACAATGGACCAAAACCATCACTCAAAGATGCCATAAGTGCAAGTGTTTCAAGAGGGAAATTAGTCTCAGGAGCAACGAGTGTCGACCCaaatctttcttcttcaaatgTCCCAAAATTTGCTAATCCATTTTGGGTAGATATGGTTGTGATAGCCAAAAGATCAATGTTGAATTCCATGAGAATGCCTGAACTATTTGGTATGCGTTTTGGTGCTGTCGTTGTCACTGGGATTATCCTAGCCACAACTTTTTGGAAATTGGATAATTCCCCTAAAGgggttcaagaaaggctaggaTTCTTTGCCTTTGCAATGTCCACAACTTTTTACACTTGTGCTGAAGCCATTCCTGTTTTTCTTCAAGAAAGGTACATTTTCATGAGAGAGACTGCTTATAATGCTTATCGCCGTTCCTCTTATGTTGTTTCACATGCCATTATCTCACTTCCTTCCATATTAGTCCTGTCCGTTGCCTTTGCTGTCACTACTTATTGGTCAGTTGGACTAGCCGGTGGCACTTCAGGTTTTCTTTACTTCTTGCTCTTCTTGATTGCCTCATTTTGGGCTGGAAGTTCATTTGTCACATTCCTCTCTGGTGTCATCTACAATATCATGATGGCCTACACAGTCGTGGTCGCGATCTTAGCATATTTCTTTCTGTTCAGTGGCTTTTTCATTAGTCGCGATCGCTTCCCTCCTTATTGGCTATGGTTTCATTACATGTCCTTAGTGAAATACCCTTACCAAGGGGTGTTACAAAATGAATTTTCTGATCCTTACAAGTGTTTTGTAAAGGGTGTCCAGATTTTCGACGTCTCGCCATTGAGGGCTGTCCCTGAGCCCTTAAAGATCAAGTTGTTGCACAACATGAGCAAGACTTTAGGAATGAACATAACAAGTTCAACATGTTTGACAAcaggaaaagacatattgaagcaAAGTGGTGTGACTGACTTGAACAAATGGACTTGTTTTTGGATCACTATTGGTTTGGGATTTTTCTTTAGGATTCTCTTCTATTTTGCTTTGTTGATTGGAAGCAAAAATAAGAGGAGGTGA